One Formosa agariphila KMM 3901 genomic window, ATTTAAGTTTTTAAGATTCCAGTTGTGAGGTTTAAATTGGTCTAAAGAAGCATCGTACATACTTGCTAGAATCTCTGCTGTAACTTTATCGCCCTGTGCTCCTGTAATATTAAAACGCCATGTTTCTTCGTTTCCAGGTTGAATTTTATCACGGAATGTTAGCGTTTCAATCTGTAAATCTGTTTTCGGGTATGGCACGTTAATTATAAGCGTACCGGTTTTAAAACTGTTATAAATTGCATAACTATAATGAATTGCAAATCCGCCTAAATCTGATGATGTAATAGGTATTTCAATAGTTTTTTTATTCTGATTTAAAGTGATTATGTGTTGAGAAAATGGTTTCTTATTCTTCTCGACTTCTAGTGTAACCACTAAATGTTCGCTAGCAGAACCTAGTGTTAATTTTACAACTTCATCTGGTGAATACTCCGATTTGTTCGTGGTTATTTGAAACAAACCTTGGTCGGATACGGTTTTGTCTTTGGCACTATATAATTCAAAACTTGCTTCGTCGGTTACTAGTTGTCCGAACTTATCTTTGCTCTCAAAAATCGCTATATATTGACCCGATTCCCAACGTTTGGCTTTATCGAAGGTTACGGATTTTGCCTCGGCTGTATTAATGTTCTTTTCTAATACAATAGCTCCTTTTTTCCAATTTTCAAATGCGCCTTCATTGGTGTACGAATCGTGTGGGAAAAGCGTTTTAAATGTGGTCTCATCTATGGTTTGGTAATCTGGAGCACGCCATGGGCGCTCTCTTAATACTTGATTTGGCGCTTGTAATTTGTAGACTTTTAAAACGCCCTGAGTAGGCGTAAATTCACCATTTAAATTGGTTGTTTGAATATAAATTTCATTTGATTTACTAGACTTGTCTAGTTTACGTTCTATTTGCAAATTCGCAAGTAAGGTATGATATCCTACAGAAATGGTTTTCGATGTACTTCGGGTTTCTCCATTAATATCTGTGATATCGGCAGTGACTTCGTATCTAAAAACGGGTAAAAACGATTGGTCGATACTTTGGTCAGGAATGGCTTTAAAATTAATTTTGAAGTTTCCTGAATCATCTGTCACGGTTTCTCCATGCGTTATATCTTGAGGTGAATTATAAAAATAAGGATGTGTACTGTAATATCGGTACGGCATATCGGCGATGCGTTTTACACGGTAGACAACTGTTGCATTTGTAATTTTACTGCCTGTAAAAGCATTTGCTTTCCCAGTTACTACAACCGAGTCGTTAACGGTATAGGTTTCTGTAATTGAATTAAATTCGGCCTCGAACGTTGGACGCTTGTAATCTTCTACCGAAAAAAATAGTCGAGACTGTATATGCTCGCTTTCCGATTTTATTTCTAATCGATATTCTCCATTTAAACCACGTGTAGGTAAGATGAATTCGCCATGAATAGAACCAAAATCATTTGTGTTTAGAGTAATGATATTTATGTTTTCGTTATTGGTGTTAATTAATTTTACAATTAACGGTTCTGCTTTTATAACATCACTTTTATTTTCTAGTGTTTGCATAGCAATCGCCTTAAAATAGACGGTTTGCCCTGGTCTGTAAATACTTCTGTCTGTAAATAAAAAGGCATTGTATTTTGTTTTGTTTTCGTTCTGGTTGTATTCGTAATTATATCCCAGACGAAAATCATCAAAATATGCAATATCGTTTGGTGTTTTTATTTCAAGGTCGAAACGTGTATATACTCTGTTAGTTGTTTTCGGAATACTGAAATGCCCAGAAGAATCTGTGCGCTTCGTTTCTGTTTTCTTTTTATTATTGTTATAAGTGTAATGTATCTCGATTTCTGCATTCGGAAAAGGTGCTCCCGTGTTTCTATCTATACATTGAAAGCGATTCGATGCATCGTCAGGTTTTTCAATAATAGCAACATTAGAAACCTGAAGCGTAATATATGCTGTAGTATTTGAAGCTGAATCTATAGCTGAAATAATATAGAAACCATTATCAAATTCAGGAACGATGACTTCTGTAGTGTGTTCTTGATAATCGTGTTCGTTTTTTAAATCGGATACCCATGTTTTGTCAGTTTTATAACTCTTTACAAAACTATCTTTTTCTGTTTTTTTATATATATTGTTAAATTCGAGAATGTCTTTGTGGCTAACTTTAGAGGCTTTAAAGACTAGTTTATCTACATTTTTATAGCGAATTAAAAAACGGGATTGTGTCAGAATTGGCAATATACGTTCGTTGGTAATGCCAACTTCTGGCACCAATATTACCGACTTTAAATGTTCGCTTTTTTCTGCAATTTTCGTGTTTGGAAACTTTGAGATAACTGCGTTGCAAAGCGCTAAGGCGTCTTTATATTTCCAACGGTTTTCGGTATTTATATTTGGAGAATAGTGCGCGCCTTGAGACATCCAAATCTTAGCAATTTCTAAATCGTAATGTCCGCTAACGGCCTCAGTTTTGTGTTGATTACGCGATACTCTTAATGTGTTAATAAGTGCTTCGTCTGTGTTTTCGAAAACGGCTTTGTCCTTAACAAACAACAAACGTTCAATATCTACGGTTACTAAAGCCTCAGTGTTTTTAGTATTTATATGAAATTGAATGAGATTCTGATAAATTTTTAAGGCCTGAAATTCTAACGACATTGAGTTCTTTGTTTCTAATTTTAATTTAGAAAACTCATGAGCAGGACTTAGTAATTCGGAGTCGTTGATTTCAAATTTATAAGCAGGTTTTGTAATGTTTCGTTCGGTGCTTTTATAGAATTTTAAAGCTTCATGACTTAGTAAATCGTAAAGTGTTGGTCGGTACAGTTTTGAATTTTTTTGTTCTAATAGTATATCAGAAAAGTTGTCTATTGGTGTTTGTTTTAAGACCGTTTCATTTGTTATACTATTTTGAAAATGTAACTGAATGGTTTCAAAAAGGGTATTTAAATCCCAAGTTCTAAAATCGGTTTCATCTACTTTTTCTTCAGTTTTTGTCCGGTTGTAAAATTTATAGCGATTTTGCTTAAAGTAATCCCAATATAAATTGGCCAAAATGCTCTCTAAAATATTTTTTGTCGGCGCTTGGCTTTTCGAAATTTCAACTTTAAAATTGTTTATAATACTAAGTTGAGCATCTTCTTCGAGCACCAAAGCGAATTTACTTTTATACAACATCGACTTAATATGCTGAGGTTGATTCTTGTGTTTGATTGCTAGTTTATCAATGTTTTCAACTTTTTCTAAAGCAGATTTTGGTAAATCTGAAAGCTCTAACGTTTCGACTTCAGACCATAAACTTTCAAAATTGGGTTGCTGAGCCAAGATGCTATTTGTGAAAATTAGGCTTAAAAGAAGGGGCTTTATAAATTTCATATCGTGATTTTGGTTGATGCGTATGTTGTTTGACTATTAAGTTGAAATCAAAAACAGTTCCAATCTAAGTTTAAATGAGAAAGTTACTCTTTTTTTAATGGTTTGCGTTTTGAGAATTAGATAAAAGGGAGCGATAAATCGTTATTTTTGCGTTATGAAATTTCGTTTCGTATATATTTTTATAATTCTTTTAGGGCTTCCGCAGTTGCTGTATTCGCAATCGCGTTTCTCTGAGGCGCAGACGTATTTTGATACAGGAAACTACACTAAAGTCATTTCAATATTAGAACCATTAACTAAAGAAATATCGGATAACCGGTCTAAAGCAATTGAATTATTAGGTGATGCCTATAGCCATACAAAAGATTGGGATTCTGCAATTAATCAGTATAATGTATTAGTAGATTTAAATCCTGAAGTGGCCAATTACCATTATAAATATGGAGGCGCTTTAGCTATGAAAGCATTAACGGTAAATAAACTTATGGCTATTCCGTTGATTTTAGAGGCGAAATCAGAATGTATCCAAGCTTCGGAATTAGACCCAAATCATATTGAAAGCCGTTGGGCATTAGTCAAAATTTATATGGAATTACCTGCCGTTCTTGGCGGAAGTACGTCTAAAGCCATTACCTATGCCAACCAATTAGAATCATTGACTAAAGTGGATGGTTATCTCGCAAAAGGCTATCTCTACAACAAAGCAGACGATTTTAAACACGCAGAACAGTTTTATAAACAAGCTCTAGATATTGGCGGTTCGAAAACCTGTTATATGGCTCTTGCCGAATTTTATTTAAATCGAGACCAGAAAGAAAAAGCTATCGCTGTTTTAAGAAAGGGATATGGGCGTTTAGAAGCCGAAGAACTTCAGCAAAAAATAGAAGATATTACCCCATAAACGTTCTGAAAAACGTACTAAAACGTGTATATTTACGGTCTTCAAAATAAGTTTATGAATGTACATTTTATAGCCATTGGCGGAAGTGCAATGCACAATTTAGCCTTGGCCTTACATAACAAAGGTTATCGCGTAACAGGAAGTGACGATGAGATTTTCGAACCTTCTAAATCAAGATTACAAACCAAAGGATTATTACCAGAAGCTTTCGGATGGTTTCCAGAAAAAATTACGACAGATTTAGATGCTGTAGTTTTAGGAATGCATGCTAAAGCCGATAATCCGGAATTGCTAAAAGCTCAAGATTTAGGACTTAAAATATATAGTTACCCTGAGTTCTTATACGAGCAATCTAAAAACAAAACGCGTGTAGTTATTGGTGGAAGTCATGGAAAAACAACCATTACCTCTATGATTTTACATGTTATGCATTACCACGATAGAGATGTAGATTTTATGGTGGGCGCGCAATTAGATGGTTTTGATGTGATGGTAAAACTTACCGACGACAACGACTTTATAGTGTTAGAAGGTGATGAGTATTTAAGTTCACCAATAGATAGACGACCTAAATTTCATCTATATAAACCAAATATTGCTTTATTAAGCGGTATTGCTTGGGACCATATTAATGTGTTTCCAACATATGAAAACTACGAAGAACAATTCCAGATTTTTGTAAATAGTATAGTAAGTGGAGGAAGCATTACGTACAATGAAGAAGACGAGGCTGTAAAGCGTGTGGTTGAAGCGTCTGTGAATCCGATTAGAAAATTACCTTATCAAACGCCTGAATATACTGTTGAAGATGGAGAAACCTTATTAGAAACAGTCGAAGGGCCGTTGCCAATCGAAGTATTTGGAAAACATAATTTAAATAATTTAGGTGGTGCCAAATGGATTTGTCAGCATATGGGAATCGATGAAGATGATTTCTACGAAGCTATTTCTACATTTAAAGGCGCAAGTAAGCGTTTAGAGAAAATAGTTGAAGGACAGAATAGTGTTGCTTATAAAGATTTTGCACATTCGCCAAGTAAAGTAGAAGCTACGACTAAAGCAGTAAAAGCACAATTTGAAGATAGAAAATTAGTAGCATGTCTAGAACTACACACATATAGTAGTTTAAATGCCGAGTTTTTAAAAGAGTATAAGGGGACTTTAGATGATGCCGATGTTGCTGTAGTATTCTATTCTCCGCATGCGGTAGAGATTAAAAAATTAGATACGGTTACAGAAGCACAAATCGCTTCAGCTTTCGAGCGTGACGATTTAATTATCTACACCAATCCAGACGATTTTAAAACCTTTTTATTCGCTCAAAACTTTGAGAATACGTCCTTGTTATTAATGAGTTCGGGGAATTATGGTGGCTTAGATTTTGACGATGTGAAGTCTCTGATTAAATAGATTTAAGAACAAAGATTGCTTCGCTTTTAGAATCAAGAATCAAGAATCAAGAATCAAGAATCAGGAAGATAAGGTTTCATTTAAACTAATCGTCATTCTGAACTTGTTTCAGAATCACATAAAGTATAGTTTATGGAATGGGAGAGTGTGAGACCCTGAAACTAGTTCAGGGTGACAAGTACCATTAAATTCAGTATTAAAAAATATAACATAAAAAAGCGAGATTTTGAATCATCAAAATCTCGCTTTTTGTGCTTAATGCATACTGTTATTTTGTGTCCTCATCGGTAGAAGAGCTGTTGTTAGAATCATCAGAATCTACATCTGTTTTTACGGGTTCGATAAATGGTTTTTCTAAATTCTTATTTAAAGGTTCTTCTGTAGTGGGTGCTTTAAATTCATTTTGAAAAGATTTAAAGTTTAAATTTTCAGGGATGTTTCTCACATTTAAATCACGTTGCGGGAATGGGATTTCAATACCTTCCGCTTTAAATCGGTTGTAAATACTAATCGAGATATCACTTTTCGATTGTAATCCAATTTCATAATGTACCCAATACAATAATCTGAAATTTAAAGAGCTATCTCCAAATTCACTAAACAAGGCTTTAGGTGCGGGGTCTTTTAATGTAAACTGATAATCATTTGCAATTTCAGTAAGAATTTCAAGAACACGGTTGGGGTCGGAATCGTAAGACGTTCCTATTAAAATTTCAATACGTTTAATGTTATTGGAGAGGGTCCAGTTTATTAAATCATTAGAAATTAGATTGTTGTTCGGTACCACCACTTCTGCGCCATCAAAGGTGCTAATGCTCGAAGAACGCACGCCAATACGGTTAACTGTTCCTAATAAACTATTCACTTCTACCGTATCTCCAGGTAAAATAGGACGTTCAAAAACCAAAATTAAACCAGACACAAAATTTGAAATCACGGTTTGTAGTCCAAAACCAATTCCCAAACCTAATGCACCGGCCATTAAATTAAATTTACTTAAATCGATACCCAAAGCTCCAAGGGCTAATACAACACCAAACGCCATGATAAAGTAGCGTATAACTAAAGATATCGCGGTGGGAATTCCTTTCGGTAATTTTAATAGACGAAGGACGCCATCGCCATCATTTATTAAAAACGAGATGATTTTTGTTATAGTGTATGTAATAATTAAAGTAAAAATAAATCCAAGAATACCTTCTAAAGTAAACGTTAAACTGCCTAATTGATAAGGTTCCGTAATGGTATCCTGTATCACTTCAAGCATAGGGCTTAAAATGTCTAAAATATTAAGAAAGTATAAGGTCCAAATAATTCCGATTATAACTCTTGTAACTTTTAACGTGGTTTTTTCGATACTCCAACGGTCGGCAGGAAGGTACGATTGTTTTACACCGTAGTGTCGGTTAATAATTCCTAAAGAGATACCGTTAAATACCATTAAAAGGCTATAGAAAAAAGTAATGCTTATTCCGCTTTGTGTACTGATTTTTAAACTGATATCTGTCAAATTTGTATACCCAAAAATATTAGATACAATAGAAACAATACACAAAACATAAAGTACAGGAGTTAATCGCACAAGGAGTTTTCCAAAATTATCAAGTGCCATATTTCTAGTCTCCAGGTAAGGCGATGTATATTTATAAAGCATAAAAATGACTAAACAGGCTTCGAAAAAAGTATATATTCTATACAGTGCAGAAGAAAACCAAACATAAGATTTGGTAGCATTAAGAATAAAAAATAGAATGACATAAAAGATAATGTCCTTAAATTTTTTGTGCATATAAGGCCTAATTAAGGGCACAGCACAAATAAGTATAAGAAGTGTAGTGATATCTATGAATAGCCTTGGGGTGTTAGAAAACATCGATTTGGAAACCAGTAGAGCCAGAAAGATGATGCAAATCGTGCTTTTGTAAAGAATTATATGTTTTGCTTTCCTATGTGTTTTCGATTTTTCTTTAAACGAAAATTTTAAATAGCCACTTTTTAAACGTTTTATAAATAAAGCTATTAGGCTTATAAAAATGAAATAGAATAAGATAACCCCTGTTTTTCCTTTTAAGTAACTATACGTATTTGTAATGTTATTTTTAATGGATTCTACATCATCGCTTTCGTTAGGTTTTTTAGTTGCGCCTTTAAAAGACGTATTCCAAATTGCTTCGTGACGTTGATGAAATATATCGTAGATATCAGAATTTTTTAATTCTAATAAATCGTCCATTACTTGTTCTGTAATACTAATTTGTTCGTTTAATTTGGTTTCAAGTACGAGGTAATAGTTATTGTTTTTAAGAATACTGTCTTTGGTGTTTTTAGTCTTTTCCCAAACGGTATTAATTGATGTTAGAATTTCTTCAGGAGCATTAGTATCTACAGCAGATTGATAGCTTAATCCCCACACTTTTTCTTTTTCAGTAATATCGTCTATAAACCTTGAATTTCTTACTTGTTGGTTATTAACTGTAGTTTGCCAACCAGTTAGAGTGGTTTTATAACCATTCCATTTGGTGATGAGATTATTTATTTTTTGAAGATTAGGGTTGGCTTTAATAAATTCTTCTGCGGTATTAGATTCCTGTAGAATAAATTGATAATGTGCTATATGTGTAGAATCAATTTTTTGTATACTCGCTGGAATTTGAGTTTTTTTCTGAATTAATTTAAGCTCATTATTTACATTATCTATTTCTCTAACCAGATTAACAGAAGAAATAGCCTTCAGTTTTTTAGTGCTAATAGAGTCTAAGTTTTGTGTAGTAGGTTCTAAGTCGCTAAGTAAATCTGTTTGCGCACTAACGGTTAGTGCCGATATAAACAACAATAATATTAAGACATGTTTTAAACAAAGACCATTCATATTCATGTTAAGAGATGTAAGTTTTAAAATATAAATATAGATTTTTAGACAGTAAGGTGCCACTCAAATTAAATCACTTGATCTAAAAAGGGCTTAATATTAGTTTCATTTTTCGAAATTAATTGCCACTTAGCAATATCTCGAGCTTCGGCCGATTTGTTTTGAGAGAGTTTAAATTTGCCTTCCCATTGGAGAATATCTATTTCGAATCCCATAACATAATTTACAAATTTATCCATACTTGGGTTGTTGTAATCCAATACGTAAGCCTGTTTGGGTGCTTCTAAAAATTCCGTCATGTCTACCATAGATTGCTTCACTTCATTTTCATTTTTAATTTCAGAAACGGTGCCTTGCAGGTGCACTTTTATATAATTCCAAGTAGGCAATTCTGCTTTTTCGAAAAGGCTAGGAGAGATATAACAATCTGGACCCGAAAAAATTATAGTCACAGGTTTATTACCTTTTAAAAGGCTGGCTTGCGGATTACTTTTATCGATATGTCCAATGAGTTTTCCTACCTTATAAATAAGAGGTAAGTGAGTAATAAATGGCAGATTATTTTCTACCGATATAACTGTAGCTAAGGGATAATGTTTAATCACTTCTACCATGTGATTTTTATCGTGATCTTGATGAATTTGCGGAGGATAGCTCAATGATGAAATAATTTAGTTAGACATTAAATTGGGTTAAATGATGGTGTAAATGTTTATACTGCATTTTACCCCATTGTTCGGGTGTAAAGTAACCAAAAAGTGGATGATCTGGCCAAGTTTGAACCTCTGTTTTTTTAGAAAATTCTTCAATTAACAGTATTAAGTTTTCTTTTTCAGTTAAAAATATATGTGGCGATTTAATTACAAACTCTTTAGCTGTTGGTAGATTCTTTTTCCAAGGCTTATCGTTATATAGAGACGTTTTATAAAACGAAAGAATTGTTTTCTGTATAAAACCTATTTTAGAGTTTAGCTTTTCATGACCTAAAGCAATATTTAATGGGCCTTGGCAATGTTTAAGCATTTGGGCCGCATCCATTTTCCCCCATATAGCAATGTCGTTTTCTGTTAGTGTTTGAATTCTACTGATAATGGATTCTGTAGCCGATGCATTAAATAAGGTGTTCATTTTCAGGAGTTTTAATTGTTTCTGTAATTTACAATATTTATATTTATAGTATGCCTGAAAAAAAGATTCCATTTTCAATTAAAAACTGGTCGCAAGACGATCAGCCTCGAGAGAAGTTGCTTTACAAAGGACAAGCTGCTTTAAGCGATGCCGAGTTGGTTGCTATTTTAATAGGAAGTGGAAATCGCGAAGAAAGTGCTGTAGATTTAACCAAACGCATTTTAGGAAGTGTGGATAATAATCTAAGAGCATTAGGGAAATTATCCATTAAACAACTCATGACATTTAAAGGGATTGGAGAAGCTAAAGCGATTACTATTGCTGCAGCTATGGAATTAGGACGGAGACGAAGCGGTGAGGAGGCAGTAAAACAAAATAAAATAACATCGTCTGCTTCTGTTTTCGAAATTATGCAACCTATCCTTGGAGAATTGGCTCACGAAGAATTTTGGATTATTTATCTAAATAATTCCAATGCCATTTTACAAAAACAACAATTAAGTAAAGGCGGAATAACAGGAACTTTAGTCGATGTGCGATTAACATTAAAAATGGCTTTAGAATTAGGGGCGACTGCACTTATTTTGGTTCATAATCATCCTTCAGGGACGTTAAAGCCCAGTGTAGCCGATAAACAAATCACTCAAAAATTAAAAACAGCAGCATCTAGTTTAGATATTAAAGTGTTGGATCATGTTATAATTACCGAGCAGTCATATTTTAGTTTTGCAGACGAAAACGAAATGTAGTGCGCATTAAGTGTGCTAATCCCGATTCTTAATTGTAAAATCATTACTTTTATTACTTTAAAATTAATGTGTGCTTCTAGTCTATACTCATAAAATAACGCCACGTATAAAATTTACGTTTAAACATCTCTGTACCAGAATTCTTGGCATCCCGGTATCGTTTACTACAACTATCGAAGAATTTATTGCTCACGATAGTTGTAAAATGTCGTATACTAAACAGCCATTAGGGAAAGAGGTTTTTGTACGTAGTCATGATTTGTTATTCGAACAAGGTCTTTCAGATCCTGATTTAAATGTTAATAGATGGGAAGATACCAAATGTTTCTTTTTTAATGGCGATAAAAGTGCCATAGCATACGATATTTTTGCAGCCTCTTTTTATTTGTTAAGCAGATATGAAGAATATTTACCTCATGTAAAAGACGAATACGGACGTTATGAAGCTCATGAAAGTTTAGCTTATAGATATAAATTTTTAAAACAACCCGTTGTAGATATTTGGGCGTATAAGTTTTTAGAAGTTTTAAAAGCGAACTATCCAGATTATGATTTTCCAAATCGGAAATACCAAATCAAACCTATAATAGATGTGCCTTCGCCTTACGATTTTAGATTAAAAGGCTTAATTCGGAATCTTGGTGGTGGAATCAAAGATTTATATGCCTTTAGATTTAAGCGATTCTATTATAGATATATGGTGTTATTCGGATTAAAACGCGATCCGCATGATACGTTTAAATATATTTTAAATAAACAGAAACAGACTAAATTTAGATTTCATTTCTTCTTCTTAATAGGAGATTATTCTACATATGATAAAGGCGTTAGTGTATATCGTAAAAATTTCGTGGCTTTAATTAAGTCTATGGCAGACTATTGTAAAGTGGGACTAAAAGTATCTTATTTTGCGATTGAGGATAAAGCTATTTTAAAAAAAGAACAAAAGCGTATGGAAGGTATTATTAATACCTCTTTAACCGAATCGCGGAATTCTTTCTCTAAATTAAATTTACCAGACTCTTATCGTAATCTTGTGGAATTAGAAATTCAGGAAGATTATACCATGGGGTATGCAAACGAAATTGGTTTTAGAGCAGGAACGTGTACACCGTTTTTTTTCTACGATTTAGATTACGAAATACAAACTCCACTACGCATTAATCCTTATCATGTTAACGATTATGCTTTATTAAAGTATACATCGTTATTAGATAAAAAAGAAACCATACAATATATTATAAATCAGGTGAAACGCGTTAATGGAGAGTTTATACCTGTATTTCATAATTATACATTTAGCGGGTTAGGGCAGTGGAAAGATTTTAAAGAATTGTTTAATATTATTTTAGATTCAGCATCAGATGAAAAATAACATAAAAGATGTGTTTTTCGATTTAGATCATACACTTTGGGATTTCGAAAAAAATTCCTCTTTAACCTTTCAAAAAATTTTTGAAGACAATCAATTACCAACTAATTTAGATTCTTTTTTAGAAGAATACGTTCCCATTAATTTTTTATATTGGAAAGGATTTAGAGAAGGTGAAGTTGATAAAGAAACATTACGTTTTGGGAGATTAAACGATACCTTTAATAAATTAGAAACTCCTGTAAGTAAAGACGTAATTCATAAATTGTCAGACGATTATCTAACACATTTATCATCGTTTAATTATTTGTTCGACGATACCATTTCGGTATTAAATTACTTGCATTCTAAATATAACCTGCATATAATTACAAATGGATTTGAAGCGGTTCAAACAACTAAATTAAAGAACTCTAATATTCATCACTATTTTAAAACGGTTACAAATTCTGAAGAAGCCGGAGTAAAAAAACCACATCCAGATATTTTTAACTATGCCCTAGAAAAAGCAAAGGCAACTGTAGGTACAAGTATTATGATTGGAGATAATTTGGAAGCAGATATTTTAGGCGGAATTAATGCCGGATTTCAAACCATTTATTTTAATGAAATACCTTTAACACAACATAATCACATTACCCAAATTTATAAATTAATTGAACTGAAAGACTATTTATAAAACTTAATTAACTTTATACAAAATTATAAAACTTATGAAAAAAATATTTTTATTGTTATTTGCTAGTGTTTGTTTTAGCACTGTTGCACAAACAAATTTAAACGCCTATAAGTATGTAGTAGTTCCTAATAAATTCGAATTTTTAAAGGAAGCTAATCAATATCAATTAAATGAATTGACCAAGTTCTTGCTAAATAAAAAAGGGTTTACGGCCTTTATGGAAGGTGAAGACTTGCCAGCAGATTTTATTGCAAACGGCTGTTTAGGATTACGTTCAGACGTAATTAACGAATCGAGCTTATTTACTACTAAATTGAAAGTTGTTTTAAAAGACTGTAAGAATCTAGTGGTTTTCGAAACAGAAATAGGTTATTCTAAAGAGAAAGATTATAAAAAATCTTATCAAGCAGCATTACGAGATGCTTTCGAGTCTTTTAATACTGTAAATTATGCTTATGAAGCATCTGCAAATGTAGGAACAGCAGCTCTAGCTACAGAAAACGTTGCAACACCTTTGCCCGCAGCAGTTCCAGCAGCAATGACAGCTACTGAAGCTGTAGTAGCAACCACTGCAGTAGCCGCTAATACGGTTTCTTCTCAAGTAACAGTAGATTCTACAGTATTATACGCCCAAGAAATTACTAACGGTTATCAGTTGGTAGATAGTTCTCCAAAAGTGGTTTATAAATTAAAAAAGACAAAATTAGAAGATGTATTTCTAGTAGAAGAAAAACAAGCTACTGTATATAAATCTGGTGATAAATGGGTTATCGGCTATTATGAAGGAGACACGCTAAAAGAAGACGTGTTAAATATTAAATTTTAGTAGCGTTTAGCTATAACTTTTAAACATAAAATACATTTAATTTAATAACCGTATTTAGTTTTCCAACGTTGCTTTAAAAAGTTACGATCAGATTGCTCTCTAGCATTAGCACCAGGCTCATACAGCTT contains:
- a CDS encoding alpha-2-macroglobulin family protein, which gives rise to MKFIKPLLLSLIFTNSILAQQPNFESLWSEVETLELSDLPKSALEKVENIDKLAIKHKNQPQHIKSMLYKSKFALVLEEDAQLSIINNFKVEISKSQAPTKNILESILANLYWDYFKQNRYKFYNRTKTEEKVDETDFRTWDLNTLFETIQLHFQNSITNETVLKQTPIDNFSDILLEQKNSKLYRPTLYDLLSHEALKFYKSTERNITKPAYKFEINDSELLSPAHEFSKLKLETKNSMSLEFQALKIYQNLIQFHINTKNTEALVTVDIERLLFVKDKAVFENTDEALINTLRVSRNQHKTEAVSGHYDLEIAKIWMSQGAHYSPNINTENRWKYKDALALCNAVISKFPNTKIAEKSEHLKSVILVPEVGITNERILPILTQSRFLIRYKNVDKLVFKASKVSHKDILEFNNIYKKTEKDSFVKSYKTDKTWVSDLKNEHDYQEHTTEVIVPEFDNGFYIISAIDSASNTTAYITLQVSNVAIIEKPDDASNRFQCIDRNTGAPFPNAEIEIHYTYNNNKKKTETKRTDSSGHFSIPKTTNRVYTRFDLEIKTPNDIAYFDDFRLGYNYEYNQNENKTKYNAFLFTDRSIYRPGQTVYFKAIAMQTLENKSDVIKAEPLIVKLINTNNENINIITLNTNDFGSIHGEFILPTRGLNGEYRLEIKSESEHIQSRLFFSVEDYKRPTFEAEFNSITETYTVNDSVVVTGKANAFTGSKITNATVVYRVKRIADMPYRYYSTHPYFYNSPQDITHGETVTDDSGNFKINFKAIPDQSIDQSFLPVFRYEVTADITDINGETRSTSKTISVGYHTLLANLQIERKLDKSSKSNEIYIQTTNLNGEFTPTQGVLKVYKLQAPNQVLRERPWRAPDYQTIDETTFKTLFPHDSYTNEGAFENWKKGAIVLEKNINTAEAKSVTFDKAKRWESGQYIAIFESKDKFGQLVTDEASFELYSAKDKTVSDQGLFQITTNKSEYSPDEVVKLTLGSASEHLVVTLEVEKNKKPFSQHIITLNQNKKTIEIPITSSDLGGFAIHYSYAIYNSFKTGTLIINVPYPKTDLQIETLTFRDKIQPGNEETWRFNITGAQGDKVTAEILASMYDASLDQFKPHNWNLKNLNPSRYASYNNWKSYTSFGTNYHDLDFYSYQQDYISQLFDALNWFGFQFNENGWQLKRKLSSAVSGVEIMSNETEIEETVMEDMEVPFSIRGIDSENNEGLAPLYIIDGVVSETNNLNKDDILKLEVLKGAEATALYGSKGANGVIIITTKNGSKFNAVKIRKNLKETAFFFPQLQTNSEGDVSFSFTSPEALTQWKLQLLAHTSTMQTAQRTLTTVTQKELMVQPNTPRFLRQGDAITMSSKIVNLSDKQLEGEAVLQLFDAITNLPIDINLENTNAVKSFTVDTNNNTQVSWTLKIPETVDAVQYKIVAKAGTFSDGEQNVLPVLSNRMLVTETLPMWVNGNESRTFQLDKLKHNTSKTLKQHKLTLEITSNPAWYAIQALPYIIEYPFDCNEQIFSRFYGNALASHIVNSNPRIQEVFNLWASKDALISNLEKNDELKSILIEETPWLRDAQSETEQKKRIGLLFDMNTMSAKMQATLQKLESNQLGSGAWPWFAGGRENRYITQHIVTGFGHLKHLGVDTKDSKNMLSKALKFTDAEFIDTYKDIAKHNETPDYDAYHLNNIQLHYLYMRSFYAEDKPSEELQNIIDYYGSQIKTYWTKGSLYNKGLMALIAQRLGDEKTAIAIIKSLKENSITNDELGMYWKANTASWYWYESPIETQSLLIEAFSEIEKDTKTIDNLTKWLLKNKQTNRWSTTKSTTDAVYAILLKGSDWLSVSESVDITVSGQPIPEDKLKNTKVEAGTGYFKTTWTAEEITPELAEVTLTKKDKGMAWGSMYWQYFEDLDAITSAETPLQLTKKLFIKSNTDTGEVLSNVTSETTLKVGDLIRVRITLKTDRDMEFLHMKDMRASGLEPVDVISKYKWQDGLGYYQSTKDVATHFFFDNIQKGVYVFEYDLRVNNAGTMSNGITTIQSMYAPEFSSHSEGVRISVK
- a CDS encoding tetratricopeptide repeat protein, which codes for MKFRFVYIFIILLGLPQLLYSQSRFSEAQTYFDTGNYTKVISILEPLTKEISDNRSKAIELLGDAYSHTKDWDSAINQYNVLVDLNPEVANYHYKYGGALAMKALTVNKLMAIPLILEAKSECIQASELDPNHIESRWALVKIYMELPAVLGGSTSKAITYANQLESLTKVDGYLAKGYLYNKADDFKHAEQFYKQALDIGGSKTCYMALAEFYLNRDQKEKAIAVLRKGYGRLEAEELQQKIEDITP